In a genomic window of Thermogemmata fonticola:
- a CDS encoding PAS domain S-box protein has protein sequence MLESAVVHAHDAIVILEAHPHNGQGRSVLYVNDAFCRLSGYSRSEVVGRSLYLLRGPDTDAATLEQLREALDNGQPLRTELMNYRKDGTPYWVDLSLVPVSDRRGRIAHWVMIQRDITDQRQAAEALRKSEERYRLLFDGNPQPMWVIESHTGRFLAVNEAAIRVYQYNREEFSCLKASDLEVGELSVPIPPSTSSSRFRRHRTRFGKILNVEIISHPLVVDGRDAELVLIHDWTERLQLEEQLRQAQKMEAIGQMAGGVAHDFNNIMTGILGSLGLIRLPADDPNKALLQAVEKAALRAADLTSKLLAFARRNQLVLAQVQPADIVTEVVTLLRHAIDPRITFTVSVTENCPPIWADPNLLVQALVNLCLNSRDAMPNGGTITLRAHPVTIHEADLLAYPADAKPGHYVCLCVQDTGTGIPPELLGRIFEPFFTTKEVGKGTGLGLPMVLGIVKQHQGWLRCNSTWGQGTCMELYLPVEGSLAAGPVTGPRSDNFTTVKTLVETPRRAAPNVSATRSANGFHSPQASRRCILLVDDEAMIRDIGRAALTSAGYEVLLAEDGAEAVEVFQREHEHIDLVILDVMMPRLSGRDAFRQMTALVPDVRVLFSTGYSSEELTELDGAVGLLTKPYRPQELLAAVEAALAVSLTSPAEKDNASMNEQNYIVSTS, from the coding sequence TTGCTGGAATCCGCGGTAGTACACGCCCATGATGCCATCGTGATTCTAGAGGCTCATCCCCACAACGGCCAAGGACGGTCCGTCCTATACGTCAATGATGCCTTCTGCCGCCTCAGTGGATACTCCCGGTCTGAAGTTGTTGGACGTTCCCTGTATCTTCTTCGCGGTCCGGATACCGATGCCGCGACATTGGAACAATTGCGTGAAGCACTGGATAACGGCCAGCCCCTGCGTACAGAGTTGATGAACTATCGCAAGGATGGCACACCATATTGGGTGGATCTGAGTCTGGTGCCAGTGTCGGATCGCCGGGGCCGTATCGCTCACTGGGTCATGATTCAGCGGGATATTACCGACCAGCGTCAAGCGGCGGAAGCACTCCGCAAGAGTGAGGAACGCTATCGCCTCCTCTTCGATGGGAATCCCCAACCGATGTGGGTCATTGAGAGCCACACTGGCCGCTTTCTAGCTGTCAACGAAGCGGCTATCCGCGTGTATCAATACAACCGGGAGGAGTTCTCGTGCCTGAAGGCGAGCGATCTCGAAGTGGGGGAACTATCCGTCCCGATTCCACCTTCTACGTCGTCCTCTCGCTTTCGTCGCCATAGGACCCGATTCGGAAAAATCCTCAACGTCGAAATCATATCCCATCCCCTGGTCGTGGATGGCCGTGATGCTGAACTGGTTTTGATTCACGATTGGACCGAACGCCTGCAACTGGAAGAACAACTGCGGCAGGCCCAGAAGATGGAAGCTATCGGGCAGATGGCGGGCGGGGTCGCTCACGACTTCAACAACATTATGACGGGCATTCTGGGAAGTCTGGGTCTCATCCGCTTGCCAGCCGATGATCCCAACAAGGCGTTGCTTCAAGCCGTTGAAAAGGCTGCACTCCGAGCGGCGGATTTGACCAGCAAACTTCTGGCGTTTGCCCGCCGCAATCAATTGGTGCTCGCTCAAGTGCAACCTGCAGACATCGTCACGGAAGTAGTGACACTGCTGCGTCATGCCATCGATCCGCGGATCACCTTTACCGTCTCGGTGACGGAGAACTGCCCGCCGATTTGGGCCGACCCGAATCTTTTGGTTCAAGCTTTGGTCAACCTCTGCCTGAATTCCAGGGATGCCATGCCCAACGGTGGAACTATTACCCTTCGGGCGCACCCCGTGACAATTCATGAAGCGGACCTGTTGGCATATCCGGCGGATGCCAAACCTGGACACTATGTCTGCTTGTGTGTTCAGGATACCGGGACGGGTATTCCGCCCGAACTGCTCGGCCGCATCTTTGAACCCTTCTTCACCACCAAGGAAGTTGGTAAAGGAACAGGTTTGGGGTTGCCGATGGTCTTGGGTATTGTCAAGCAGCATCAAGGCTGGCTCCGCTGCAATTCTACGTGGGGCCAGGGGACCTGTATGGAGTTGTACCTCCCGGTCGAAGGCAGTTTGGCCGCTGGGCCTGTAACTGGACCGCGCTCCGACAACTTTACCACTGTCAAGACGTTGGTCGAGACACCACGGCGAGCGGCTCCAAATGTTTCTGCGACTCGTTCGGCCAATGGCTTCCATTCCCCTCAAGCATCGCGGAGATGCATCCTGTTGGTGGATGATGAAGCCATGATCCGGGACATCGGACGGGCGGCCCTGACCAGCGCCGGTTACGAGGTGTTGCTCGCGGAAGACGGCGCCGAAGCCGTGGAAGTGTTCCAGCGGGAACATGAGCATATCGATTTAGTGATTTTGGATGTCATGATGCCGCGGTTATCAGGACGTGACGCCTTCCGCCAGATGACAGCATTAGTCCCGGACGTTCGCGTGCTCTTCTCGACGGGTTACTCTTCGGAGGAACTGACAGAACTCGATGGAGCTGTCGGACTGCTCACGAAGCCTTACCGACCGCAAGAATTGCTGGCCGCCGTCGAAGCCGCTCTGGCCGTATCCCTGACTTCCCCAGCCGAAAAGGACAACGCGAGTATGAATGAGCAAAACTACATCGTTTCCACTTCCTAA
- a CDS encoding thiamine pyrophosphate-dependent enzyme, with the protein MMHPKEALEVLACNRGEHVVITTMGTVALWPEFSDTARDFHYLPSSMGEAVPLALGLCLARPELKVAVLVGDGGLLMNLGCLVTAAQYSVPLRIILVDNGLYEVTGGQPVANARRTDFARIAQGAGIPRVYTCATLEQWQQSAPAALAGPGPVFIWWQVQGERGRTTPAPPRPMPEQIRRLRSLWSATV; encoded by the coding sequence ATGATGCACCCGAAAGAGGCGTTGGAAGTGCTCGCCTGCAACAGGGGAGAGCACGTCGTGATAACCACTATGGGAACGGTGGCCCTGTGGCCGGAATTCTCGGACACCGCGCGCGACTTTCATTATCTTCCATCGAGTATGGGCGAGGCAGTGCCGCTGGCCTTGGGTTTGTGCTTGGCACGTCCTGAGTTGAAAGTGGCTGTCCTGGTAGGGGACGGCGGACTGCTGATGAACTTGGGATGCCTTGTGACGGCGGCTCAGTACTCGGTTCCGCTTCGCATCATTCTGGTCGATAACGGACTGTACGAGGTCACCGGCGGGCAGCCTGTAGCGAACGCCCGGCGGACGGACTTCGCTCGCATTGCTCAGGGAGCAGGCATTCCGCGAGTTTACACCTGTGCCACGCTCGAGCAGTGGCAACAGTCAGCACCGGCAGCGCTTGCGGGTCCTGGCCCGGTTTTTATCTGGTGGCAAGTGCAGGGAGAGCGGGGTCGAACAACCCCAGCGCCGCCGCGGCCTATGCCGGAACAAATCCGCCGCCTGCGCAGCCTGTGGTCTGCCACCGTTTGA
- a CDS encoding glycosyltransferase family 2 protein produces MRVLTAIPVYNEAKSVREVLAAARRYAPEILVVNDGSTDGTAALLDAEAGIYRIDHPKNRGYGAALISAFTYALTQGYDVLVTMDCDGQHEPSRIPLLLEALAGYDIVSGSRYLRDFRQNTPAPTDRRYINAIITQELNHRFGLQLTDAFCGFKAYRCEALACLRITEVGWGMPLQLWVQAARLGLRIREIAVPRIYLDPSRAFGGTLNDPEQRLAYYRAVIESALHDPLPCLEGLTTPSAV; encoded by the coding sequence ATGCGAGTGCTGACCGCGATTCCGGTGTACAATGAGGCCAAGTCCGTACGCGAGGTGCTCGCGGCAGCACGGCGATACGCTCCGGAGATACTCGTCGTCAACGACGGCTCCACCGATGGCACTGCGGCCTTGCTCGATGCGGAAGCGGGGATTTATCGGATTGACCATCCCAAAAATCGGGGTTATGGTGCCGCTTTGATCTCCGCCTTTACCTATGCGTTGACGCAAGGTTACGATGTTCTCGTGACGATGGACTGTGATGGCCAACACGAGCCGTCACGCATTCCCCTCTTACTGGAAGCCTTAGCTGGATACGACATCGTCTCAGGCAGCCGCTATTTGCGGGACTTCCGGCAGAATACCCCTGCCCCCACGGACCGGCGTTACATCAACGCTATCATCACCCAGGAGCTGAATCACCGCTTCGGCTTGCAATTGACCGATGCATTCTGTGGCTTCAAAGCCTATCGGTGCGAGGCTCTGGCGTGCTTGCGGATTACGGAGGTGGGATGGGGTATGCCTCTGCAACTCTGGGTGCAAGCGGCGCGATTGGGATTGCGTATCCGGGAAATTGCTGTTCCGCGCATCTATCTTGACCCCAGCCGGGCCTTTGGTGGAACGCTAAATGACCCGGAACAGCGTTTAGCGTACTATCGTGCCGTGATCGAATCAGCCCTGCATGACCCACTGCCGTGTCTAGAAGGCTTGACGACACCCAGCGCTGTCTGA
- a CDS encoding xylulokinase: MAEKLRCVPEDTLVVGFDFSTGGVKGLVFDLSGQTVESIRLPTDLWTEGGVSELNLMQLEGQAYAAIRGLSSKLRERGMLERWRISGISATHHTAGRIDAVGNQVRRAICWNDPSLAAYHAVGLQRLGGQARARALTGGPWAVRYSLSHLVKDEATLSETDWQRTRWILPHGPLAAGYLTGRFDVISVSSAASTGIMDLRTEQWRWEMLEALARPEYRRLAQQCLPRIMPMHEPIGPLSEAVALSAGLPPAVRPMFFPTLDDQAAGLLGGGAVAAGEAAIILGNSAVVNSSAAELPGTDRLDAMKLNWGTYLWMRCYTNGALFLDRVVGSAPDWAALEQAARQEPPLCHGVSVLPFVFAEPSLGVPSPRVEWWPGEPKETGRRVRAAFEAIAYLIALGINAHEEAGQRLNRLTVSGGIARSDLMLEILASVLNRTLDRLVSDEGSALGAAVAALAGWEQYLRHKQGIPEPYSVADAAAQMVRFRDRIAPRPEWVPLYQQGLRDFERRLESGITSRTS; encoded by the coding sequence ATGGCAGAGAAATTGCGTTGTGTGCCGGAAGACACCTTGGTGGTCGGGTTTGACTTCAGCACAGGTGGAGTCAAAGGTTTGGTGTTCGATCTGTCCGGCCAAACAGTCGAGAGCATCCGCCTACCCACGGATTTGTGGACCGAAGGAGGAGTGTCTGAGCTGAATCTGATGCAATTGGAAGGGCAGGCCTATGCTGCTATTCGGGGACTGAGTTCCAAGCTGCGGGAGCGTGGTATGCTGGAGCGGTGGCGTATCAGCGGCATATCGGCTACCCATCATACAGCGGGGCGGATCGATGCGGTGGGGAATCAGGTACGTCGGGCCATTTGCTGGAACGATCCGTCTTTGGCGGCGTATCATGCCGTGGGTTTGCAACGTCTGGGGGGTCAAGCACGAGCGCGAGCGTTGACCGGCGGTCCTTGGGCGGTCCGCTACTCGCTCTCCCACCTGGTCAAAGATGAAGCGACACTTAGCGAGACAGATTGGCAGCGGACCCGGTGGATATTGCCTCACGGTCCCTTGGCAGCGGGGTACCTGACGGGCCGCTTTGACGTCATCAGTGTCTCCTCAGCGGCATCCACGGGGATCATGGATTTGCGGACGGAACAATGGCGATGGGAAATGCTGGAGGCCCTCGCGCGACCGGAATATCGAAGGCTAGCGCAACAGTGCCTGCCGCGTATCATGCCAATGCATGAACCGATCGGTCCCCTGAGCGAGGCTGTGGCCCTGAGTGCGGGTCTGCCCCCAGCAGTGCGGCCGATGTTCTTCCCCACCCTGGATGATCAGGCGGCGGGTCTTTTGGGGGGAGGTGCCGTGGCGGCGGGTGAAGCGGCCATCATCTTGGGAAACTCGGCAGTTGTCAATTCCTCCGCTGCTGAGCTTCCGGGGACGGATCGCTTAGACGCCATGAAGTTGAATTGGGGCACCTACCTGTGGATGCGCTGTTACACCAATGGCGCGCTCTTTCTGGACCGGGTGGTCGGTTCCGCTCCGGATTGGGCAGCCTTGGAGCAGGCGGCACGCCAGGAACCGCCTCTGTGTCACGGGGTCAGTGTCCTGCCCTTTGTTTTTGCCGAACCTTCGCTAGGCGTTCCTTCCCCACGTGTCGAGTGGTGGCCGGGGGAACCCAAAGAAACGGGTCGGCGCGTCCGGGCGGCCTTCGAGGCCATTGCCTATCTGATCGCCTTGGGGATCAACGCCCACGAGGAAGCTGGCCAGCGTTTGAACCGCCTAACTGTCTCCGGAGGGATCGCCCGCAGCGATCTCATGCTCGAAATTCTCGCCAGTGTGCTCAACCGTACCTTGGACCGCCTCGTCTCGGATGAGGGTTCGGCCTTGGGAGCCGCGGTCGCAGCCTTAGCCGGTTGGGAGCAGTATCTGCGCCACAAGCAAGGCATCCCGGAACCATACAGTGTTGCGGATGCTGCGGCTCAGATGGTCCGTTTCCGGGACAGAATTGCTCCTCGGCCCGAATGGGTGCCCCTATATCAGCAAGGTTTGCGGGATTTTGAGCGGCGGCTCGAAAGTGGTATCACCTCACGCACGTCGTGA
- a CDS encoding S1 family peptidase, whose amino-acid sequence MLRKLIPLLALLPTILSLGLMRAQTAETSQAQSGEAGQSVYRKVLASSTWIHSDRGNGRLATGSGSLIDKGRRLVLTNYHVVGNVKHALVFFPVYDRQGKAVPERSFYLQRRKQLAIPGEVVEIDQQADLALIRLDRVPSGTPALSLAKASPEPGQNVHSIGNPGKSDALWVYTAGKVRQVYTKKWKAKLDERTILTFQAKVIETDSPTNPGDSGGPLVNDLGELVGVTQGGAIDAQLISIFVDISEVRRLLSRRSVQALRVEEGHAVGPPPTPARSGPLPSKDEGRFFQPETWKQVQQVASVLYSQKKLDLVVETYERFPGPEADTVAKLPPPERDKKVRQFAQQRLEQLHLRGLYVLILRQPTYLLVMRHGDEIPWPENLASKLAQQLLADFRRKEFDAGMISFLQALQKDTGLSPPANTPPKTPPNNPTPDNKPGK is encoded by the coding sequence ATGCTACGCAAACTCATACCCCTCCTCGCATTGCTTCCGACAATCCTGAGCTTGGGACTGATGCGAGCGCAAACAGCCGAAACTTCTCAAGCTCAATCGGGGGAAGCGGGTCAGAGTGTGTATCGTAAGGTGCTCGCCTCCTCCACGTGGATTCATTCCGACCGTGGCAACGGACGTTTGGCGACCGGGAGCGGCTCCCTTATCGATAAGGGGCGCCGTTTGGTCCTGACCAATTACCACGTAGTCGGAAACGTGAAGCACGCCCTCGTTTTCTTCCCAGTTTACGACCGTCAGGGTAAAGCCGTGCCGGAGCGGAGCTTCTACCTCCAGCGTCGCAAACAATTGGCGATTCCGGGTGAAGTCGTCGAAATCGACCAGCAGGCTGATCTCGCCTTGATCCGCTTGGATCGCGTCCCCAGCGGCACCCCAGCCTTGTCCTTGGCGAAGGCAAGTCCCGAACCTGGGCAAAACGTTCACTCCATCGGCAACCCTGGCAAAAGTGATGCGCTGTGGGTGTATACCGCCGGCAAAGTTCGCCAGGTTTACACCAAAAAGTGGAAAGCCAAACTCGATGAGCGCACCATCTTGACCTTCCAAGCCAAGGTGATCGAAACGGATTCGCCCACCAATCCGGGGGACAGCGGCGGGCCGCTGGTCAACGACCTGGGCGAATTGGTCGGAGTAACACAGGGAGGGGCCATTGACGCTCAACTGATTAGCATCTTTGTCGATATCTCCGAAGTGCGACGCTTGCTCTCCCGGCGGTCCGTGCAGGCTCTGCGTGTGGAGGAGGGTCACGCCGTCGGTCCCCCTCCGACACCTGCTCGTTCTGGACCTCTCCCAAGTAAAGATGAAGGCCGCTTCTTCCAACCGGAAACCTGGAAGCAGGTCCAGCAGGTGGCATCGGTCCTTTACTCCCAAAAGAAATTGGATTTGGTCGTGGAGACATACGAACGTTTCCCTGGTCCAGAAGCGGACACCGTCGCAAAACTTCCGCCACCGGAGCGAGACAAAAAAGTGCGGCAATTCGCTCAGCAACGCCTGGAACAGCTCCACCTCCGAGGCCTCTACGTCTTGATCTTACGCCAGCCGACGTATCTGTTGGTGATGCGTCATGGAGATGAAATTCCCTGGCCGGAGAACCTCGCTAGCAAATTGGCCCAACAATTGCTCGCCGATTTTCGCAGGAAAGAGTTTGATGCCGGCATGATATCGTTTTTGCAAGCCCTCCAAAAAGACACAGGACTGAGTCCTCCTGCGAACACGCCGCCGAAAACGCCTCCGAATAACCCAACCCCAGACAACAAACCCGGAAAGTGA
- a CDS encoding response regulator has product MSTDTQPESWVRGHGILLCDDLLFASRVLATARMQGCSLLWARDPATLLTWARQRPPTAVLLDLHHSQLALAQLLLELSSLCPSPPYCVAFGSHVDGERLESARRAGCHLVLPRSRFVAALDPHLQEWLDPTNPK; this is encoded by the coding sequence ATGTCCACAGACACCCAACCTGAATCATGGGTACGCGGTCACGGGATTTTACTCTGTGATGATTTGCTCTTTGCCAGCCGTGTCCTGGCAACAGCCCGCATGCAGGGCTGCTCCCTTCTCTGGGCCCGCGACCCGGCCACCCTTCTAACTTGGGCACGGCAGCGGCCTCCCACCGCCGTCTTACTCGACCTGCATCATTCGCAGTTGGCACTCGCCCAATTGCTCTTGGAACTTTCATCCCTCTGTCCTTCCCCGCCCTATTGCGTGGCCTTTGGTTCTCATGTCGATGGCGAGCGGCTGGAATCTGCTCGCCGGGCGGGCTGCCATCTTGTTTTACCCCGCAGCCGCTTTGTGGCTGCACTCGATCCCCACCTCCAAGAATGGCTTGATCCCACAAATCCGAAATGA
- a CDS encoding large ribosomal subunit protein bL35, translating to MPSKNKTNKSVKKRLKVTAHGKLKYAKTNRRHLNAHIPSKRMRRLRRPGIIAGRPSVQKKYKMVLGEL from the coding sequence ATGCCTAGTAAGAACAAGACGAATAAGAGCGTCAAAAAGCGATTGAAAGTCACGGCTCACGGCAAGCTCAAGTATGCCAAAACCAATCGGCGGCACCTCAATGCTCATATCCCCTCCAAGCGGATGCGCCGCCTGCGTCGTCCGGGAATCATCGCGGGTCGGCCTTCCGTCCAGAAGAAATACAAAATGGTCCTAGGGGAGTTGTAA
- the rplT gene encoding 50S ribosomal protein L20, protein MVRARSKAPKSRRRKRLRHLTQGYRQARHNLYKQAHITLIRARVYAFRDRKVRKREFRRLWIVRINAACRQRGLRYSEFMHGLQLANVALDRKSLADLAVRDPDVFDQLVQMARMQLSTTAATPSS, encoded by the coding sequence ATGGTACGCGCACGTAGTAAGGCTCCAAAGTCCCGGCGGCGTAAACGCCTGCGGCATCTAACCCAGGGTTATCGACAAGCCCGCCACAATCTCTACAAACAGGCCCATATCACCCTGATTAGGGCGCGGGTCTATGCTTTCCGCGATCGCAAGGTCCGCAAGCGAGAGTTCCGCCGCTTGTGGATTGTCCGTATCAACGCCGCCTGTCGCCAGCGCGGCTTGCGCTACAGCGAGTTCATGCACGGTCTCCAGTTGGCCAATGTCGCTTTGGATCGCAAATCTCTCGCCGATCTGGCGGTCCGTGACCCTGACGTCTTCGACCAATTGGTCCAAATGGCACGGATGCAATTATCGACCACGGCTGCCACTCCATCCTCTTGA
- the pheS gene encoding phenylalanine--tRNA ligase subunit alpha, whose protein sequence is MTAPLDELRELEAQALQELAECAEETTLRTWHTRYLGDKGRIKNALSRLGSLPRDQKPVYGAEANRIKEALQVAYEQAAAQIREHALERELTQQALDITLPGRLRRRGRLHPATQILRRICAIFAGMGFQIFRSREVETEAFNFDYLNMPPHHPARDMWDTFFTTIPGVLLRTHTSPGQIHVMRAAAGRPIRAILPGMCYRNEAISPRSEIQFFQVEGLVVGEGVTFADLKGTITAFARQLFGPQRQVRIRGSYFPFTEPSIEVDIDWPADDPNRDRLTKGTGWLEIMGAGMVHPRVLEAGGYDPRRVTGFAFGMGPQRMFMLQHAIDDIRLFWQNDLRFLQQF, encoded by the coding sequence ATGACCGCACCCTTGGATGAACTCCGGGAATTGGAAGCCCAAGCATTGCAGGAACTCGCCGAGTGTGCAGAAGAGACAACTTTACGGACTTGGCACACTCGATACCTGGGTGATAAAGGACGGATCAAAAATGCTCTGAGCCGGCTGGGTAGTTTGCCCCGTGATCAGAAGCCAGTCTATGGCGCCGAGGCGAACCGAATCAAAGAGGCGCTGCAAGTGGCTTATGAGCAAGCGGCCGCGCAGATTCGTGAGCATGCTTTGGAACGCGAACTCACCCAACAAGCGCTCGACATTACTCTTCCTGGACGATTGAGACGCCGCGGACGGCTGCATCCCGCGACGCAGATACTCCGCCGGATTTGTGCGATTTTCGCCGGAATGGGCTTTCAGATATTCCGCAGCCGGGAGGTGGAAACGGAAGCCTTCAACTTCGATTACCTGAACATGCCTCCCCATCATCCGGCCCGTGATATGTGGGACACTTTTTTCACCACTATACCCGGAGTACTGCTCCGGACGCATACTAGCCCCGGCCAAATCCATGTGATGCGAGCTGCCGCCGGTCGGCCAATCCGCGCCATCCTACCCGGTATGTGTTACCGTAATGAGGCCATTAGTCCGCGAAGCGAGATCCAATTCTTCCAGGTGGAGGGGTTGGTTGTAGGCGAAGGCGTCACCTTTGCTGATTTGAAAGGGACGATCACCGCCTTTGCCCGCCAACTTTTCGGCCCTCAGCGCCAGGTGCGTATCCGCGGGAGTTACTTCCCATTCACGGAACCCAGTATTGAGGTGGACATCGACTGGCCTGCCGACGATCCTAATCGGGATCGGCTGACAAAAGGGACCGGCTGGCTGGAAATCATGGGAGCAGGCATGGTCCACCCCCGCGTCCTGGAAGCCGGTGGATACGACCCGCGCCGGGTCACAGGCTTCGCTTTTGGTATGGGACCACAGAGAATGTTCATGCTCCAGCACGCTATCGATGACATCCGCCTCTTTTGGCAGAATGATTTGCGCTTCTTGCAGCAATTCTGA
- a CDS encoding TIGR02996 domain-containing protein, with translation MKREAELLLAAICAHPDDDVPRLIYADHWEENGESAYAAFIRQQIASSRLPPWHRTNILTRWHFHGREHTSPFRRHLPDLTGTPAVWGKNPWRRGLAGCLSLPSLAMWEEVEARLWQRAPIEELRLGAAWTYDQLRRWAASPLLAGVRSLILDCNPIDPLRAIRTTSQANRLRSLRFLRSSGAGLTVALEEFLQSPIGRQITELHFHVGDPAYVPYLLDVLALAPPLQALTLDNVGLQFHHLRQLLSLPALQTVESLDLSRNPLGSAAMSVLLAHWPPSLQVLKLERIASGVSPMEGTRQSDEIPNSPVSRPLALLDISQNTFLTMDFLAFLQHSLLEKLQSLRMRHCFRVLDAVPLWRFRFWAQLVELDLRDNVEDTVSPLCRRQCLPPASLAALVLTGAHLSARRCRQLRRKFRGSLILT, from the coding sequence ATGAAACGCGAGGCGGAACTACTCTTGGCTGCAATTTGTGCCCATCCGGACGATGACGTGCCGCGGCTCATTTATGCCGACCACTGGGAAGAGAACGGCGAGAGCGCTTACGCGGCCTTCATCCGGCAACAGATTGCTTCGAGCCGACTTCCCCCTTGGCACCGCACGAACATTCTCACCCGATGGCATTTTCACGGGCGGGAACATACTTCCCCATTCCGCCGTCACCTGCCAGACTTGACCGGGACTCCCGCTGTCTGGGGCAAGAATCCCTGGCGACGGGGATTGGCCGGCTGTCTCAGCTTGCCCAGCTTGGCGATGTGGGAAGAAGTCGAAGCTCGGCTCTGGCAACGGGCACCCATCGAGGAACTTCGCTTAGGCGCCGCCTGGACCTACGACCAATTGCGCCGTTGGGCAGCCTCTCCCTTGTTGGCTGGCGTGCGTTCACTCATCCTGGACTGCAACCCCATCGATCCCCTCCGTGCCATTCGCACCACTTCTCAGGCCAACCGACTCCGCTCGCTCCGCTTCCTGCGCTCCAGTGGAGCGGGATTGACTGTGGCCCTCGAAGAGTTTCTGCAATCTCCAATAGGACGCCAGATCACGGAACTGCACTTTCATGTTGGTGATCCGGCCTATGTTCCTTATCTTCTCGACGTCCTAGCTCTAGCTCCCCCTCTTCAAGCACTGACGCTGGATAATGTGGGCCTGCAATTTCACCATCTGCGACAACTCTTGAGTTTGCCTGCCCTGCAGACAGTGGAATCCCTGGACTTGAGCCGGAATCCTCTCGGCAGCGCGGCGATGAGCGTGCTGCTAGCTCATTGGCCTCCCTCATTACAAGTCCTGAAACTGGAACGCATTGCCAGCGGAGTATCACCGATGGAAGGAACCAGGCAGTCGGATGAGATTCCCAATTCCCCTGTCAGCCGACCCCTCGCCTTGCTTGACATCAGCCAGAACACTTTCCTGACGATGGACTTCTTGGCTTTTCTTCAGCATTCACTGCTCGAAAAGCTTCAATCTCTCCGAATGCGTCACTGTTTTCGAGTGCTGGACGCAGTTCCCCTGTGGCGATTTCGATTCTGGGCCCAATTGGTGGAATTGGACCTACGGGACAACGTAGAGGATACCGTATCTCCGCTGTGTCGGCGACAATGTCTACCTCCGGCTTCATTAGCAGCCCTGGTGCTCACAGGAGCGCATCTTTCCGCACGGCGGTGTCGGCAACTCCGGCGTAAGTTCCGTGGCTCACTCATCCTGACATGA